The sequence below is a genomic window from Escherichia marmotae.
CTGGGGATATTCTATTTTGTCGCTACCCTGCAACATAAAACAACAGGTAAAAAACAGGAGCTAAATTATGGCCAATGTTGAAATTTATACCAAAGAAACCTGCCCTTATTGCCATCGTGCGAAAGCATTGCTGAGCAGCAAGGGCGTGAATTTCCAGGAACTGCCGATTGATGGCAACGCCGCTAAGCGTGAAGAGATGATCAAACGCAGTGGCTGCACCACGGTTCCGCAGATTTTTATTGACGCACAGCACATTGGCGG
It includes:
- the grxC gene encoding glutaredoxin 3; this translates as MANVEIYTKETCPYCHRAKALLSSKGVNFQELPIDGNAAKREEMIKRSGCTTVPQIFIDAQHIGGCDDLYALDARGGLDPLLK